From Candidatus Sulfotelmatobacter sp., a single genomic window includes:
- a CDS encoding sigma-70 family RNA polymerase sigma factor — MLADAVVRSGDERAFRGLYRRYTPLLYPFVLRVLGGNVADAEDVLQETWVRAVRQLGGFRWESSLRTWLTSIALNLSRETLRRRGRERTEELPETLALPTRVSRDGERVDLERAIARLPEGYRTVLVLHDIEGFTHEEISEQLAIAVGTSKSQLFDARRAMRALLQPAVERRHA; from the coding sequence GTGCTGGCCGACGCGGTGGTCCGTTCGGGGGACGAGCGCGCCTTCCGTGGGCTGTACCGGCGCTACACGCCGCTCCTCTACCCGTTCGTGCTGCGCGTCCTGGGCGGCAACGTGGCCGACGCGGAGGATGTCTTGCAGGAAACCTGGGTGCGGGCGGTTCGCCAGCTGGGGGGCTTCCGCTGGGAGTCGAGCCTGCGCACCTGGCTGACCTCGATCGCGCTCAATCTCTCGCGCGAGACCCTTCGCCGCCGCGGACGCGAGCGGACCGAGGAGCTGCCCGAGACCCTGGCGCTTCCGACGCGGGTTTCGCGCGATGGAGAACGCGTCGATCTGGAGCGAGCCATCGCTCGCCTGCCCGAAGGTTATCGGACCGTACTGGTCCTTCACGATATCGAAGGATTCACTCACGAGGAAATCAGCGAGCAGCTCGCCATCGCGGTGGGCACGTCGAAGAGCCAGCTCTTCGACGCGCGCCGGGCGATGCGGGCGCTCCTTCAACCTGCCGTGGAGAGACGCCATGCATGA
- the fbp gene encoding class 1 fructose-bisphosphatase, whose amino-acid sequence MPGRIVTLSQFVLQQEREHPEASGEFTSVLLDIALAAKMINKAVVRAGLVDVLGATGDINVQGERVQRLDVFAHETIMRVLGSTGQLAVVASEEDEDIVQVPEGAPIGRYVVNFDPLDGSANIDANVNIGTIFSILPRLTRSGRGTLEDVLQAGRRQLCAGYVLYGSSTMLVYTTGDGVHGFTFEPSIGEFLLSHPNIRTPARGRIYSVNEGNYARWLDGVKRYVDWLKASDSATGRPYSARYVGSLVADFHRNLLYGGIYLYPSDLKNPHGKLRLLYEAAPLAFVAEQAGGAASDGSRRIMELPPSALHQRTPLFIGSPDDVRECEEFIQDKHPAIRAERRGGQPLPTRLQ is encoded by the coding sequence ATGCCCGGGCGAATCGTCACCCTTTCCCAGTTCGTGCTCCAGCAGGAGCGCGAGCATCCTGAAGCCAGCGGCGAATTCACTTCGGTGCTGCTCGACATCGCGCTCGCCGCCAAGATGATCAACAAGGCGGTGGTGCGCGCCGGCCTGGTGGACGTGCTCGGGGCGACCGGCGACATCAACGTGCAGGGCGAACGCGTGCAGAGGCTCGACGTGTTCGCCCACGAAACCATCATGCGCGTGCTGGGCTCGACCGGTCAGCTGGCGGTGGTGGCCTCGGAAGAGGACGAGGACATCGTGCAGGTCCCGGAGGGCGCCCCGATCGGACGCTACGTCGTCAACTTCGATCCCCTCGACGGCTCGGCGAACATCGACGCCAACGTGAACATCGGAACGATCTTCTCGATCCTGCCGCGTCTGACGCGCAGCGGGCGCGGAACGCTCGAGGACGTGCTGCAGGCCGGGCGCCGCCAGCTGTGCGCGGGCTACGTCCTCTACGGCTCGAGCACCATGCTGGTCTACACCACCGGCGACGGCGTTCACGGCTTCACGTTCGAGCCCAGCATCGGCGAGTTCCTGCTCAGCCATCCCAACATCCGGACACCCGCGCGCGGGCGCATCTACAGCGTGAATGAGGGCAACTACGCGCGCTGGCTCGATGGCGTGAAGCGCTACGTGGACTGGCTGAAGGCCAGCGACAGCGCGACCGGCCGCCCCTACTCGGCGCGCTACGTCGGCTCGCTGGTGGCGGACTTTCACCGCAACCTGCTCTACGGAGGCATCTACCTGTACCCGAGCGATCTCAAGAATCCGCACGGCAAGCTGCGCCTGCTCTACGAGGCGGCGCCGCTGGCGTTCGTGGCGGAGCAGGCCGGCGGCGCAGCCAGCGACGGCTCCCGCCGCATCATGGAGCTGCCGCCTTCGGCGCTCCACCAGCGCACCCCGCTCTTCATCGGCAGCCCCGACGACGTCCGGGAATGCGAGGAGTTCATCCAGGACAAGCACCCCGCGATCCGCGCCGAGCGCCGCGGCGGCCAACCGCTGCCGACCCGGCTGCAATAG
- a CDS encoding DUF72 domain-containing protein has protein sequence MNSLFPEEPDPLEWQPDERVRVGTSGYSFADWVGPFYPPGMRSGDFLSFYSKRFPVVEVNSTYYRIPPPRVLEQMEKKTPPGFRFMVKLHQSMTHEGSSDASLVQEFLAMLEPLKRAGKYDGLLAQFPWGFRRTAASEAHLDTLRKRLEGEPLFAEFRHDSWAKPDLGDWLRERSIGYCAVDEPALKGLMPPIALLTTDTAYVRFHGRNSETWWGQGGGDRYDYDYSEAELKEWLEKVAKLAEQAKRTYLFFNNCHAGQAARNAKLMQELLRRQGLLEPR, from the coding sequence GTGAACTCGCTCTTCCCCGAGGAGCCTGACCCACTCGAATGGCAGCCCGACGAACGGGTGCGGGTCGGCACCTCGGGCTACTCCTTCGCCGACTGGGTCGGCCCCTTCTATCCGCCCGGGATGCGCTCCGGCGATTTCCTGTCCTTCTATTCGAAGCGCTTCCCGGTGGTGGAGGTGAACTCCACCTACTACCGCATCCCGCCCCCGCGGGTGCTCGAGCAGATGGAGAAGAAGACTCCGCCGGGCTTCCGCTTCATGGTCAAACTCCATCAATCCATGACCCACGAAGGCTCGAGCGACGCGTCCCTGGTCCAGGAGTTCCTCGCCATGCTCGAGCCCCTCAAGCGTGCCGGTAAGTACGATGGGCTGCTCGCCCAATTCCCGTGGGGATTCCGCCGCACCGCCGCGAGCGAAGCTCATCTCGACACCCTGAGGAAGCGTCTGGAGGGCGAACCTCTATTTGCGGAATTCCGCCACGACTCGTGGGCGAAGCCCGACCTCGGCGACTGGCTGCGGGAGCGGAGCATCGGCTACTGCGCGGTGGACGAGCCGGCGCTCAAGGGACTGATGCCCCCGATCGCGCTGCTCACCACCGATACCGCCTACGTGCGCTTCCACGGGCGCAACAGCGAGACGTGGTGGGGGCAAGGTGGAGGCGACCGCTACGACTACGACTACTCGGAAGCGGAATTGAAGGAGTGGTTGGAGAAGGTGGCGAAGCTGGCGGAGCAGGCGAAGCGCACCTATCTCTTCTTCAACAATTGCCACGCCGGTCAGGCGGCGCGTAACGCGAAGCTCATGCAGGAGCTGCTGCGGCGCCAGGGACTGCTCGAGCCCAGATGA
- the dinB gene encoding DNA polymerase IV — protein sequence MIPRVEVARASATRQILLIDMDAFFASVEQAQHPHLRGQPVIVCGDPERRGVVTAASYEARPSGVHAGMPLQEARRLCPTAHYVEGNPQKYVGISLQLLDLYLEFTPDVEPFSVDEAFAGLGPETPTLADAIEVARRIQSEIRSRFDLSASIGVGPNKLVAKMASGVQKPAGLTALDEQGFCDTFWRAEVQTMWGVGPRLAERMRSLGIVTVGDLAHAPEGSLRAAFGIIGPQLRAAAHGRDETPLIPYHRAIDAKSVGHEVTLPEDCEDEARLEGMLLRLSDQVARRMRSEGYVGRTIALKLRDRRFRTLIRQRALPRHTADATLIFETARRLLKSNWKRDPLRLLGVSVSEIERGEDSRQGALFGSDQRSLRLRSALDRLRDRLGEASVVPLGSLRYRRELGHVPFGAVSPSRGRPPDDSRDEDPA from the coding sequence ATGATCCCCCGCGTCGAGGTCGCGCGCGCGAGCGCCACACGTCAGATCCTGCTGATCGATATGGACGCCTTCTTCGCTTCGGTGGAACAGGCGCAGCATCCGCATCTGCGCGGCCAGCCGGTGATCGTCTGCGGTGATCCGGAGCGACGGGGAGTGGTGACGGCGGCTTCCTACGAAGCGCGTCCCTCGGGGGTTCATGCCGGCATGCCGCTCCAGGAGGCGCGGCGGCTCTGTCCGACGGCCCACTACGTCGAGGGCAATCCCCAGAAATACGTCGGGATTTCGCTTCAGCTGCTCGATCTCTATCTCGAATTCACTCCCGATGTCGAGCCCTTCAGCGTGGACGAGGCGTTCGCGGGGTTGGGGCCCGAAACCCCGACGCTCGCCGACGCCATAGAGGTCGCGCGCAGGATCCAGAGCGAGATCCGTTCGCGCTTCGATCTCAGCGCCTCGATCGGCGTGGGTCCCAACAAACTGGTGGCGAAGATGGCCTCGGGGGTGCAGAAGCCGGCGGGGCTCACCGCTCTCGACGAACAGGGATTCTGCGACACCTTCTGGCGGGCGGAAGTGCAGACCATGTGGGGCGTGGGACCCAGGCTCGCCGAACGCATGCGGTCGCTCGGGATCGTCACGGTCGGCGATCTGGCCCACGCCCCCGAAGGTTCGTTGCGAGCGGCCTTCGGCATCATCGGCCCACAGCTCCGCGCGGCGGCTCACGGCCGCGACGAAACGCCGCTCATTCCGTACCATCGAGCCATCGACGCCAAGTCGGTGGGACACGAGGTGACGCTTCCCGAGGACTGCGAGGATGAGGCACGACTCGAAGGCATGCTGCTGAGACTCTCGGATCAAGTGGCGAGACGCATGCGCTCGGAGGGCTACGTCGGCCGCACCATCGCGCTCAAGCTGCGCGATCGGAGATTTCGGACCCTGATTCGCCAGCGGGCACTGCCCCGCCACACCGCCGACGCCACCCTCATCTTCGAGACCGCGCGACGCCTGCTCAAGTCCAACTGGAAGCGCGACCCGCTCCGCCTGCTCGGCGTGAGCGTCTCGGAAATCGAGCGCGGCGAGGACTCGAGGCAGGGGGCGCTGTTCGGTTCCGACCAGCGTTCACTCAGGCTGCGCTCGGCTCTTGATCGCCTGCGCGACCGGCTGGGCGAGGCGAGCGTGGTGCCACTCGGAAGCCTGCGCTACCGCCGCGAGCTCGGCCACGTACCGTTCGGCGCAGTGTCCCCTTCCCGAGGTCGGCCCCCGGACGACTCTCGCGACGAAGACCCGGCGTGA
- a CDS encoding cytochrome c maturation protein CcmE, with the protein SVTPYISFTEARRASGLVQVNGVLADKNYVLKRDEQFLEFKLKDSKNEVLPVVYRGVIPGNFDQAVSIVAIGRYQQDHFEAEQLLVKCPSKYQAMAEKEARSS; encoded by the coding sequence TCGGTGACGCCGTACATCTCGTTCACCGAGGCGCGCCGCGCCAGCGGACTGGTGCAGGTGAACGGCGTTCTCGCCGATAAGAACTACGTGCTCAAGCGCGACGAACAATTCCTCGAGTTCAAGCTCAAGGACTCGAAGAACGAGGTGCTCCCCGTGGTGTACCGGGGAGTGATCCCGGGCAATTTCGATCAGGCGGTCTCGATCGTGGCGATCGGGCGCTACCAGCAGGACCATTTCGAGGCCGAGCAGCTGCTGGTGAAGTGCCCGTCGAAGTATCAGGCCATGGCGGAGAAGGAAGCCCGCTCGTCGTGA
- the ccsA gene encoding cytochrome c biogenesis protein CcsA, whose protein sequence is MNLGVVFSWVAFLAGLAAGLAFLAAAGGRTAAERPGKLAYVVQWSGFLAATLTLWRNIFAHDFRYEYVASYTSRHMEPHYLYAAFWGGQEGTFLLWALITSTLGLILMRIKHPLVSGAMFFLNLPLVMLGLVTVMRGPFLMLAPGRVPLDGSGLNPLLQDPWMTIHPPVLFTGFSSLAVPFAIAMAALVRRDYDGWVKLALPWVAFSTGILATGFIMGGVWAYKVLGWGGYWGWDPVENGSFIPWLSNVALLHGLMVQRATGSLRRSNFFLAVTSYVLVLYASFLTRSGVLADFSVHSFANLGLSSFLLSFLFLVIVVGYGLLLYRLRDIPGPPRPLGSFSRESLMWLGQLVFMLMAALITVGMSAPLITRLFGPPSNVQTSYYNLVNAPLAVAMCLLLGVAPLIRWREQEHALTTGKAWIALAAGVVVTALVAMLGVREMLPLLVTLGVTFSYGALALAIPGVIVPLGFAIAAALVAILLGVREPIPAALVMSAAFALAANLTVTLRGFRTGWKHGVAYLAHTGASVMLIGIVASSGYGRAAQVQLPQGVERNALGYRLKFEGVQHEANGKDHVLIAVNAPERNFEASPALYWSPFNQGYMKKPHIERFLTHDIYISPLEMVGQDEGEEDLLWLSKGETKQVGQVKYTFEDFDREMGDVVRVAARLRVEIGGRTVPARPLLEVNMGTGIQNRIPDYLPGGGSVTIAKVDPNTGRVGLEVPGLGGRQKVGDILAVEISTKPFINLVWVGAILMLGSVFLVVARRGLDLAAAKARKQAAAA, encoded by the coding sequence GTGAACCTCGGCGTGGTCTTCAGCTGGGTCGCTTTCCTGGCCGGGCTGGCCGCGGGCCTCGCGTTCCTGGCGGCGGCCGGTGGCCGGACCGCCGCCGAGCGCCCCGGAAAGCTCGCGTACGTCGTCCAGTGGAGCGGTTTTCTGGCCGCGACGCTCACGCTCTGGCGCAACATCTTCGCCCACGACTTCCGCTACGAGTACGTGGCCAGCTACACATCGCGACACATGGAGCCGCACTACCTGTACGCCGCGTTCTGGGGCGGACAGGAGGGCACGTTCCTGCTGTGGGCGTTGATCACCTCGACGCTCGGCCTGATCCTGATGCGCATCAAGCATCCGCTGGTCTCGGGCGCGATGTTCTTCCTCAATCTGCCGCTGGTGATGCTCGGGCTGGTGACGGTGATGCGCGGGCCGTTCCTGATGCTGGCGCCGGGTCGCGTGCCGCTGGATGGTTCGGGGCTGAACCCGCTGCTCCAGGATCCGTGGATGACCATTCATCCCCCCGTCCTGTTCACCGGATTTTCCTCTCTGGCGGTGCCGTTCGCGATCGCGATGGCGGCGCTGGTGCGCCGGGACTACGACGGCTGGGTCAAGCTGGCGCTGCCGTGGGTGGCGTTCTCGACCGGCATTCTCGCCACCGGCTTCATCATGGGAGGGGTGTGGGCCTACAAGGTGCTGGGCTGGGGCGGCTACTGGGGCTGGGATCCGGTCGAGAACGGCTCGTTCATCCCCTGGCTGTCGAACGTGGCGCTGCTGCATGGATTGATGGTGCAGCGCGCGACCGGAAGCCTTCGCCGCTCGAACTTCTTCCTCGCCGTCACCTCGTACGTGCTGGTGCTGTACGCGTCGTTCCTGACGCGCAGCGGCGTGCTCGCGGATTTCTCGGTCCATTCGTTCGCCAATCTGGGACTCAGCAGCTTCCTGCTCTCGTTCCTGTTCCTGGTGATCGTCGTGGGCTACGGCCTGTTGCTGTATCGCCTGCGCGACATCCCGGGGCCGCCGCGGCCGCTCGGCAGCTTCTCGCGCGAATCGCTGATGTGGCTCGGCCAGCTGGTGTTCATGCTGATGGCGGCCCTGATCACGGTGGGCATGAGCGCGCCGCTCATCACCCGGTTGTTCGGCCCGCCCTCCAACGTGCAGACCTCGTACTACAACCTGGTCAACGCCCCGCTCGCGGTGGCGATGTGCCTGCTGCTCGGCGTCGCGCCTCTGATCCGCTGGCGTGAGCAGGAGCACGCTCTCACCACCGGCAAGGCCTGGATTGCGCTCGCCGCCGGGGTGGTGGTGACCGCGCTGGTGGCGATGCTGGGTGTGCGCGAGATGCTGCCGCTGCTGGTGACGCTCGGAGTGACTTTCTCGTACGGGGCGCTGGCGCTCGCCATCCCGGGCGTCATCGTGCCGCTCGGCTTCGCGATCGCGGCGGCGCTGGTGGCCATCCTGCTCGGAGTCCGCGAGCCGATTCCGGCCGCGCTGGTGATGTCGGCGGCGTTCGCGCTGGCCGCCAATCTCACGGTGACGCTGCGCGGCTTCCGGACGGGATGGAAGCACGGTGTCGCCTATCTCGCCCATACCGGCGCCAGCGTGATGCTGATCGGGATCGTTGCTTCGTCGGGCTATGGTCGCGCGGCGCAGGTGCAGCTGCCGCAGGGCGTCGAACGCAACGCGCTGGGCTATCGGCTGAAATTCGAGGGGGTGCAGCACGAGGCGAACGGGAAGGACCACGTGCTGATCGCGGTCAACGCTCCGGAGCGGAACTTCGAAGCGTCGCCGGCGCTGTACTGGAGCCCGTTCAATCAAGGCTACATGAAGAAGCCGCATATCGAGCGCTTCCTCACCCACGACATCTACATCTCGCCGCTCGAGATGGTGGGGCAGGACGAGGGCGAGGAAGACCTGCTGTGGCTGTCGAAGGGCGAGACCAAGCAGGTGGGACAGGTGAAGTACACCTTCGAGGACTTCGACCGCGAGATGGGCGACGTGGTGCGCGTGGCCGCGCGCCTGCGCGTCGAGATCGGCGGGCGCACGGTGCCGGCACGGCCGCTGCTCGAGGTCAACATGGGAACGGGGATCCAGAACCGCATCCCCGATTACCTGCCAGGCGGTGGGTCGGTGACGATCGCCAAGGTCGACCCCAACACCGGGCGCGTGGGGCTCGAGGTGCCCGGCCTCGGCGGACGCCAGAAGGTCGGCGACATCCTGGCGGTCGAGATCAGCACCAAGCCCTTCATCAATCTGGTGTGGGTGGGCGCGATCCTGATGCTCGGCAGCGTGTTCCTGGTGGTGGCGCGCCGCGGTCTCGATCTGGCGGCCGCAAAGGCGCGCAAGCAGGCCGCCGCGGCCTGA
- a CDS encoding PDZ domain-containing protein, which yields MLRDSQQVLNSALGAIACAAMLWVAPALACKDDMPKLGYLGIVDLDCHCSTSFEMHSNDGQRYLTRSWVFRSEPVVGEVDADGPSAGKLKAEDVITAVNGTLITTRNGSEIFSSLKPGEDVTLTVRRDGRELPVRFTVGSICPEELTGSFSMSYVPAPRPAPTPPSPPTAMTPGMAPPAPGEAPMPPPAPRAMWMRRGEAMGRAFQLPDAGPEAMPRGWLGVGFTCNECGGERPDSSTTPVWSFSTLPTIYFVDPDGPAARAGLRRGDVLAKIDGLSLLSDQGGRRFGSMKPGQVVSWTVLRDGSSKTLNVTAAARPDDRGPELEAYRQKIEALREQRRHSEDMNVNLRDLEVQLRQLERLAPVPSAPRRLRYAGSVAGSDVEVRGLGSVVVDDSGDEIVITTRDATIRIKPSPKNASAKDKPAKN from the coding sequence ATGCTGAGGGACTCGCAGCAGGTCCTGAATTCGGCGCTGGGCGCGATCGCATGCGCGGCGATGCTGTGGGTCGCGCCGGCGCTCGCCTGCAAGGACGACATGCCGAAGCTCGGCTATCTCGGCATCGTCGATCTGGACTGCCATTGCTCGACGAGCTTCGAGATGCATTCGAACGACGGACAGCGCTACCTGACGCGCAGCTGGGTGTTCCGCAGCGAGCCGGTGGTCGGAGAAGTGGATGCCGACGGCCCCTCGGCCGGCAAGCTCAAAGCCGAGGACGTGATCACGGCGGTCAACGGCACTCTGATCACCACGCGCAACGGCAGCGAGATCTTTTCGAGTCTGAAGCCCGGCGAGGACGTCACGCTTACCGTGCGCCGCGACGGCCGCGAGCTGCCGGTGCGCTTCACGGTCGGCTCGATCTGCCCCGAGGAGCTGACCGGCTCGTTCAGCATGTCTTACGTCCCTGCGCCCCGCCCGGCGCCGACGCCGCCAAGCCCGCCGACGGCGATGACTCCGGGCATGGCGCCGCCCGCGCCGGGGGAAGCCCCGATGCCGCCGCCGGCGCCGCGTGCCATGTGGATGCGGCGAGGCGAGGCGATGGGACGTGCGTTCCAGCTTCCCGACGCCGGGCCGGAAGCCATGCCGCGCGGCTGGCTGGGCGTCGGCTTCACCTGCAACGAGTGCGGCGGGGAGAGGCCCGACTCGAGCACCACACCGGTGTGGTCGTTCTCCACCCTGCCGACGATCTACTTCGTGGATCCCGACGGTCCGGCCGCCAGGGCCGGCCTTCGCCGCGGCGACGTGCTCGCCAAGATCGACGGGCTCTCACTGCTCAGCGACCAGGGCGGCCGCCGCTTCGGTTCGATGAAGCCCGGGCAGGTGGTGAGCTGGACGGTGCTGCGCGACGGCTCCTCGAAGACGCTGAACGTGACCGCGGCGGCCCGGCCCGACGACCGCGGCCCCGAGCTCGAGGCCTACCGGCAGAAGATCGAGGCGCTGCGCGAGCAGCGTCGCCACAGCGAAGACATGAACGTGAACCTGCGCGATCTCGAGGTTCAGCTGAGGCAGCTCGAGCGGCTCGCGCCCGTGCCGTCCGCGCCGCGCCGCTTGCGCTATGCCGGCTCGGTGGCGGGCTCGGACGTCGAGGTGCGCGGCCTCGGCAGCGTGGTGGTGGATGATTCCGGCGACGAGATCGTGATCACCACGCGCGACGCGACCATCCGCATCAAGCCCAGCCCCAAGAACGCGAGCGCGAAGGACAAACCGGCGAAGAACTAG